The window TGATGCAGCATGCCCATTTCGCTGGAAATATCCTTGAGCATGACCATGGAACCGAGAATCTTGCGGCTCGCACCGTGGCAGTGGTGGCAGCTCTCGGCATTCTCAATAGTATAGGTAGCCGCAAAGTAAGGCTTATCGCCGATGGTGAGGGTTTCAAAGCGCTTGACTGGAGTCTCCAGCGATTCCGTCACAATAGCAGCCAGAGTGGGATTCCCGATCTCGCCGGCCAGCTCCTTGCGCTCTACCGTCTCGCGGGTGCCGTAGCTGACCACGCCCTTGAAATCGGTCAGATAGACGTCGATATTGTCGTATTGCTCGCGGATATGCGCAAACTTGGCGCGGGTGCCGGCGTCATCCCCCACGGACATGGGATCTTCGATGGCGCTGAGCAGCATGTCAGAAACGGATGCTGCGGCATCATGAATGAGGTAGAAGGCGGTTTCCTTCTGATTGTAGGAATTGGCAAGGAATAGACCGGAAAAGGAGAGAACCGAAGCCACTGTGACAAGGAAGAGAACCTTGATCCCCAGGGAACGAAGCAAGAACTGCATAGAGCCTCCCGTAGCGCAGCAGACGCGCAGCGATGTGGTCCCATCATCTGTAACCGGAAGTCCGGCCACCCCCAGAATGGAAAGAACGGCAACATGAAATGCCTATAGCGCATTGCGGCAACAGAGTATCCACCCTACCGCAGTACAGTATAGCTACTTTAGCAAACCTGTAGAATACTCCACAAGTTACGTCAAGTAAGGCGTCAATTTTTAACCATTAGTTACAAATCCGACAGGTAGAGTGCGCAACGGGGCCCACTGCGCACAGCGGACCGCTAGCGCCTGCGCCGCAACTGATATTTGGCTACAGCTGCATTGTGCTCTTGGAGTGTCTTGCTGAAATGATGGCTGCCGTCACCCTTGGCGACGAAGTACAGATAGGAGTGCTTTTGCGGAAACACCGCTGCGCGTATGGCTTCAAGCCCCGGTGAACAGATGGGGCCGGGAGGTAACCCGGGCTGCATGTAGGTATTGTAGGGATTGGTGGCGTTACGGAGATCTCGCTTCGTGATGTTGCCGTTAAAAGCTGGGCCGATCCCGTAAATAATGGTCGGATCCGCCTGCATGAGCATATTCCGACGCATGCGGTTGGCGTAAACACCGGCAACCACGGCCCGCTCGTCCGCTACTGAAGTTTCCTTTTCCACAAGGCTGGCAAGAATGAGAATGCGCCGCAACTCGTCCGCAGGGGGAGGACCCGCGGGCCACAGGGGTGCCGTTTTGCTCCAGAAGGTCTGCACCAGACGCGAGGCGGTTTCCCACGCAGTGCGCGGCGTCATAACCTCTGGTTTATCCATGAGGTAGGTTTCCGGAAAAAGAAAGCCTTCCGCGTTTTCAAAGGGAATGCGGTGCTCCGCCAGAAAAACAGGATCATGCGTAACCTGACGAAAGTCCTCGGCCCGGCCGAATTCCTGCGCTTCGACCGCCTTTGCCACATCCCACCAGGCCAGACCTTCCGGGAATTGCAGGCGATACTGCACGGGCATGCCCTTCACCAGCATCTCCAGCACCTCATCCGGCGTCCAACCCGTATTGACGATGAATTCACCGGCCTGAATGGAGCCGGTAAGCTTGCGATACCGCGCCAGCATCCGGAACTTGCGAACGCTGGTGATGACATTCTTCTCGTGCAGATCTGCGGCCACCTTGTCAAAGGTAGCCCCGGGCCGGATGCGGATATGCACTTCCTGTCCGGTCGCTTCCGGAGCCGTTTTCAAAAAGGAACGGGCTTGATGCCACGTAACCAGACTTGCGACCAGGATAAGCGCCGCTACGGAGCCTAGGCTGATGGACAGAGCCTTTTTCATGCGTTTCCGTCCGTCGCACAGCGCTGGTGCTCAGGCTGATTGAGAAAGGATTCCAGAATGCGTACGGCGGCCTGCTGGTCCACCACTTTCTTGATCTCGCGTCCGCTCAGCCCCGCTTCGCGCAGGTCGTCTTCCGCCTCATGAGAGCTCAGCACCTCGGTCATGTAATAGACCGGCAGGGTGCATCGACGCTTCAGGCGTGCCACGAAGTTGCGCACCTGACGGGTCATCAGGGTTTCGGTACCGTCCAGCAAGGTAGGCAGCCCCACAACAATGGCCGCGGGATTCTCCTCCTCAATGAAGGCAAGCAATTCCGCAAAAAAACGATCCTTGGTCGTCATCACAAGGGTGCGGCGCGGAAAAGCCATCCTGCCGCCCGCATCCGTGGCGGCAAGGCCGGTCCGCTTGGTTCCGTAGTCGATGGCGATGCACTTCATCTCAGCTGAACAATCCTTATACGGGAATTCATGAAAAAAGCGCACGGGCAGCCCCGTGCGCTCCCTGTGCGCGCTGTTGTAGCCTGAGACAAGACCCCGATCAAGCACCTTGTCATACCGCACAAGGTCTCAGGGGCTGCCGTTCAGTCCAGCCCTGTCTTCCTAAATGGACACATCCGCCGCCACAATGCCGAGAATGGTGCCTTGCGCATTCCTGAAGGGACTGGAGACCGTGATGCACGGAGCACCGGTGGCGTCCGATACATAGACGCTGGAAACGTAGAGGCTGCCTGTTTCCATGGGGCCGCTGAACCATGGACGTGACGACCAGTCCCTGCCGCGGGCCTTGGCGTCTTCACGGCTTTCACTGCCAGGGCGGGGAACATTCGAGGTCGGTTGCACCCCGGTGGAGTCCGTCATGTACAGCAGCTCCACGAACGAGTGCCTGCCGATGATGCTCCGCATGGCCTGTTCCTGCCGATCCGGCATGCCGGAAAGAATATCCGGCGACGTTGCCAGCGAGTTGATCAACTCGTGCGCCTTGCCGCTGCCGATGAGCCGGAACACGCTGTTCAGATTGGCCAGATTGTCCACCTCCCCGGACAGAGTGGACAGCGAACTGAGCGAATCCCGCATGTGGCTGCTGGTGGTACCGGAAATCTCGTCCACGGTACTAATGATGGTATTGATGTGCTCCGCGCTGACGGCCTGCTGACTGGCCGCAGCGGCAATGGACTGGATCTGCCCTGCGCTCTCTTCCGCAAGCGATACGATGTTCTGCAACAGTTCGCCGGAACGGGAAGCCAGTTCCGTTGCCGCATCAACCATGCGCGCCGTCTGGTGCATTCCGTCCCGCGTCTGGGCCACCCCCTGCTTGATGGCCGTTATCTGGCTGCCCACTTCTCCGGTGGCCTGCATGGTCTTTTCCGCCAGCTTGCGCACCTCGTCGGCAACCACAGCGAAGCCTCGTCCCGCATCTCCCGCGCGGGCGGCCTCAATTGCGGCGTTCAACGCCAGCAGGTTGGTCTGGTCCGCGATGTTGGAGATAATCTCCATAACCTCGTCCACGGCATCCGCCTTGGCTCCAAGCCCGTTCACCACGCTTTCCAATGCCTGCGTCTGCGCATGCACATCCGTAATGGCCTGTACGGTCCGGTCAACGGAAACGGCCCCTTCCTGCGCCCGGTCACGGGTGGTGTCGCTATGCACCGCTGCGGCCTCCGAGGCTTCTGCCACCTGCTGCACTGCGGCATTCATCTGTTCCATGGCAACAGTGGCCTCGCCGGCCAGTTCCTGCTGCCGAAGCGACCCTTCGCTCGCGCTGCGCGCATCCTTCTGCAATGCCGCGCGCGACTCACGAATGCCGACGATGGACCCGTCCAGCGTATCAGATGAATTGAGCAACCCCTTGCAGCGGGCCTTTTCCGCAAGCTCCCGCGTTTCGACAATCTCCTTGCGGCGCTTTTCCGCATGGGCGCGGCTGTCATCCGCGTTCCGTTCAGCCGCCACCAGCGCTGCGCGCAACTGGCCGAATGCGTCTGCCAGTTCTCGCATGCTGCCGGCGGATTCTCCCCGTAACGAGGCAATCCCGCCTGCAACGGCAGCCGGAACCGCATCCCCTACGGTCAAGGCCCTTACATACTGCACCATCCGTTCTTCACGACGGGCTGCCCCGCGTACGCGAACCCATCCGGTCACGGCGATCAGCGTCAGCACGGCACAAGCCGCACCCAGCGCCAGCGTTCCCGTTTCTCCTGCTCCCGCAGCGGCCTGCGCAGGATGGGGAACTCCCACCCCGATGAACAGAACCGCCGCAACTCCCGCGATCACGCCAATGGCGCTTCGCTCCTTCATTCCTCTCATGGCGTCTCACCTCATTCTGCTCAAGTGCCGGATAAACATTGGACAAGGGACTAGTCTTGTCCCAAAACCTTTTTGAACACAACAGGATACAATATTGTAGGATAGCGCATAAAAATAGGCGGCAGGCTACAAAAACGCAGCCTGCCGCCCGAGCATTCTTCAGACATTTTACGGTTTCTACGCCGCGTTCGCCGCCCCCCACAGGGCAGCGCCCAGCGCGCCGCACATATCCGGCTCTTCCGGAATCAGCAGGGCTTCCTGTTCCGTGCCAAGCTCCCGTCGCAGCAGTTCGCGGATGCAGGGATTGTTGGCCACACCACCGGCAAAGACCAGAGGGAACTCAAGCCCTATCCGCCGCAACATGTTCATGGTGCGCCGGACAATGGATTGGTGCAGACCGAGGGCAATGCTTTCCGGCTTCACACCCTGCGCCATGAGCGAAGTGGCCTCCGTTTCCGCAAAAACGGTGCACATGGAGTTGATCACCGGGGCATCTTTGCCGAGCATGGCGTAGGAGCCAAAGGAAGCCACGTCCATCTGGAACACGGTGGCCGTATATTCCAGAAACTTGCCCGTACCGGCAGCACAGCGGTCGTTCATCTCGAAACGCCCCACCTTGCCGCCGGCCAGCACGGAAATGGCCTTTGTGTCCTGCCCGCCGATATCAAGCACGGTACGGGCCTGCGGGAAAAGATGGCATGCCGCCAGCGCATGGGCCCGAATCTCGGTAACGGTCTCCACCGGAGCGGCAAAGCCCAGATCCTGCACCAACGCACGGCCGTAGCCCGTAGATACGATTCTGTCGGGCTCGCAGCCTTCCAGCAGGGCGCGGCACTGACGCACCGGATCAAAGGTCGTGGGCAGACGACGCTGCAGAGTGGTGCTCCAGCCAGACCCGGCTGCGGCATCCGGCTCGCGCAGAACCAGTTCCATGGAACGGGAACCGATATCTATGCCCGCGATGCGCACGGCTACTTCACCATTTCCACAAAGGCTTCAATGCGGGTCTTGAGCTGCTCCACGTCCTCCATGCTGTAGTCGGTCTCGATGGAAAGCATGGGAATACCTTCCTCACGCAACACCTTGTCCACCTTGATGGCCTCGTGAGCGTAGGGCTGGCAGAACATGAGGGAATAATGCACCACGCCGTCCGCCTTGAGGTCCTTGGTCAGATTCACCACATTTTCAAGACGCTCGGTATTGGGGGTGAAGCAAGCGCAGTCTATGCGCATGTAGCGATCCACGATGGCGTCGATCATGGCATCCATGGAGGTTGCGGATTCATCCACCAGATCACGGATGTTGCGCGTGCCGATGCACGACTCTTCTCCCACGATCACCGCACCGGAGCTTTCCATCACATAGGGCAGCTTCCAGTTCGGCACAGCCATGGGGCAGCCGGAAAGCAGCAGGCGGGCAGTCTTTTCGGGAGCGATGCCTTCGCCCCGGGCAATGCGGGCTTCCATCTCATCGCACAGGGTGTTCACGGATTGCGTAAAACGCACCGGATCATCATAGAAGGAAACCTGATTGATGAGCAGAGCGTCACGGCCGGAGATGGGAGCCGGATTGGCGGCGCGCAGCGCGGAAAGACGCTGCAAGGCGCGACGTTTGTCGTTGGCGGTCCGTATGCCCTGCGCGAGCTTTTCCGGAGTGATGGTCACGCCGGTCAGACGTTCCAGTTCGTTCTTGAAACGCACCACCTCTGCGCGGAACAGTTCACGCGCATCACCGCTCTTGGTCTGGGGCAGTTCCATCACGTGCATGTTCACGTAATCGCCGAAGGCTTCATAGGCCTTCTTCTTGCCGTCGCAGGTGGTCTCGCCCACGATCATGTCGCAGGATTCGGTATAGGGACACAGGCGCGCCAGTTTGAAACCGATGAAGGATTTGATCAGCGCACAGGTATTGCGGGGCACCAGTTTTTCCGCCTGCTCAGTGCCCGCATCCGCCCCCGCACACAGGCCCACATGCACAGCGTCTGCGGCAAGGGTCAGCTCTTCGGGCACGAACACGCAGAACGTGCCGATGACCTTGCGGCCTGCCGCCTTGGCATCCTGCAGTTCCTTCACGCGCAGGCCGTGCACCTCGCTGAGAACGAAGTCGAGGTACTCCATCCCCTTGAGGCGTCCCTGCTGGGACATGTAAATATCGCCATAGAATTTACCCAGCACGGCCAGCAAGCCGTCATGAGCATCAATATCCAGATCCAGTTGCTCCCACATTTCCTTGTACGCAGCGTTGCTCATTGCTCTCCTCCATCGGTGGTGCGGCATGGTGAACAGGGACCGGCGCAGCTTGAGTCCGGCAATCCCCTCGACAACAGGACGGTCAACAGGCCCGACCCGCCATACCGATACAGGGGAAGGGCATTGCACCTTGTAGCAACGGTACAGACATGCATCCAATCGAAAATGGAAATAACTGCGGGCCATTACGATTGAATTATCCGATAGCTTACCGGAAAATGCAGCGACACAGAGCCATACCCGCTGAACTACCCGAGTTCACCACCCCGGACCTGCCCGATGCCGCAACGGTACGAATAATCATGTTCATAATCATTTGGATAGCAGGGCATGCGGTTGCCAAACCCCCTGCGGGCAGGTACATCTCAGCCCGTAAGCCGACCTGTGCAGCACAGGACGAACCCCAACAGAATGAATGCCATGAACGAACAGCATCAATATATTATCGGCGTGGACGCCGGAGGCACATACACGGACGCCGTGATCATGGATGCCGCGTCCGGCCGCGTCATCGCCTCGGCCAAACGCCCCACCACGCACTACAATCTCAGTGAAGGCATTACAGCCGTGCTTGGCGCTGTCATGCAGGATTCGCAGATACCGCCGCAGGCCGTGGCGCTTACCAGTATTTCCACCACCCTTGCCACCAATGCCCTTGTGGAAGGCAAAGGGGCGGACGTGGGCCTGTTCGTCATCGGCTTCAACCAGCGGCTGGAAGTACCCGCCGTGGCAGCCCGCTACATTCCGGGCGGTCACAGCATCAAGGGCGAAGAGTGCGAACCGCTGGGCGTCAATTTCGTTCTGGATGGCCTGCAGGAACTGCACGGGCAGGTGGATGCGTGGGCCGTATGCGGCTCCATGGCCTTCAAGAATCCCGCGCACGAGCTGGTCACGGCCAAGGCCATCCAGCTGGCCGCCAAGCTGCCCGTGTTCTGTTCGCATGAAGCGAGCATGCGTGCGGGCATGAAGGAGCGCGCCACCACGGCCTGCCTGAACGCCCAGTTGCTCCCCGTCATGCGCGATTTTCTGGACGGTATGAGCAGGGCCCTGTGCAGCCTGAACATAGGCGGCTCCGTCTATGTGGTGCGCGGCGACGCCCGCGCCATGCCCATGGAGGAAGCTCTGCGGCAGGCAGCCTCCACCGTTGCCAGCGGCCCCGCCGCAACGGCACTGTTCGGCTCGCATCAGTCCCGGCTGCAGGACGCAAGCATTCAGGATGCCCTTATTCTTGATGTGGGCGGCACCACCACGGACATCACCCTCATCCGCTCCGGCAAACCCGTGATCGATGAGGGGGGTATGACCATCGGCAAATGGGAAACGCATGTGGAAGCCGTAGAAATGTTTACCGTGGGCGTGGGTGGCGACAGCTTCGTGTGTCCCGTCAAGGATGGAGGCTTCAGTCTCGGCCCCTCGCGCGTATTACCCCTGTGCATGGCCGGTGACCTGCCTGCCCCAGAAGGCTGGCTCAGCCACGGGCTGAACGCCCGCTGCATTCTGGCCGCACCGGCCCTGACGGAGGAAGACAAGGCCGGGGACGACATACTGCGCCTTCTTGCCGAGCACGGCCCCGCAACGCCCGAACAGATCATGCGCAGCCTCAAGCTGGCGGAAATCACTGTGGAGCAGCGTCTGGCAAAGCTTGCACGTCGGCAAAAGGTCATCGAGACCGGTTTCACTCCCACCGACGCCCTGCACGTGCTGGACATGCTGCATCTCGGCAATGCCGATGCCTCATCCGCAGCAGCAGCCCTGCTCGGCGCGCCGCGTCAGCAAGATGCCCGCGCCTTCGCCCGGAGTGTGCTGCACGAGGCGGAACGCATCATCGAAGAAACCGTGCTGCGCCATGTCACTCGCCGCGAAGTAGGCGGCGGGCTGGCAGCCTTTCTTGCCGACAGGGATAAACACTCGCTCATTACGGTGGATGTGGCCCTGAACGTTCCCATGATTGGCATAGGCGCTGCGGCCCGGATGCTTCTGCCCGAGGTGGCCAAACGCCTGCGCACCACCATCACGTTCCCGGAACGGCACGAGGTAGGCAATGCGCTGGGGGCCGCACTCATGGCGCGCCCTCTGCTGCAGGGCAACGGCACAACAGACTCGCAGCAGGTGTGACGGCTTGAACTGTGCGCGCGTTTGCTATAACACCATTTTTTGACGCATTTCGATGAGTTAACGCTGGAACGAGCAGATCATACAGGAGAAGCACATGGAATTCCGCCCCAAGTCGTTTGAGGCCTGCATAGAAGTAGGCAGCGAATGCGAAGATTGCAGCATCGTGCACGCATGGGTACACGTGGACGGTGTGTGGACCGTGCACGCATGGGGAGAAACCGACATTGCGGTCTACGACCTGACCGTCACCCGCGACCCCATGCACAAGAGCGAATATTACAAAGAGATGGGCGTTACCGAGGAACGTCTCAAGCGCTATTCCCGCATTGAGTTCTTCACCCTGCTTGGCGACCACAAACACTTCGGTCCTTATGACAAGGAGTTCTTCTTCGCCGAAACCTCGGACACCGACCCGCTGCTGAAAATCAAGAAGTAGCCTTCAGACAAACAAACATGAAAGCCCCCCGACACCGCAATGTCGGGGGGCTTTTTTCATCAGATGCCGTCCGGCAGGCCTTGCTCCGCGAAAGCCTACCCTTTCTTTTCGCCGCCCACGGAATACTGCCCCTTTGCCTTTTGCTTGCAACCGCCCAGAGGGGAGGCGATAACCACGGCCGTCAGGAGCACCAGCAATAGGCATATGCCCTTCTTGAATACACGCATGGCTATTCTCCTTGCAGCAAGGGGCAGCGCACAGAAAGCGGCTAGCCCGAAAAAACGTCCGAACCGTACTGGGCCATAAGCTCGCCGGTTTCGCGGTAGTGATGGCGCATGTGCTGCTCAATGGCCATGCCGTCTCCGGTCTTGAGCACTTCCAACAGGGCCTTGTGGCGCCTGTATATGGTTTCCGGGGCATACAGCGCCTTCAGATGGTGGCTGAGCAGGAAGTGGGTCACACGCCTGCTGGAACGCTGGGAAAACTCCACCAGCAGTTCGTTGTCCACCTTGTCGAACAGGGTATTGTGAAATTCGTGGTCCAGACGGGTCAACTCGTTCAGATCGCGGGAACCGGCCGCAATTTCGCCCATCTTCTCCACGATCTCCGTCAGGCGGGCAAAATCGCCTTCGCTGAACTGGTTTATGGTCTGGGCAATGCCAAAGCCTTCCAGCACGCCGCCCAGCACGTAGCTGTCCAGAATCTGTTTGGCGGTGAGCGACACCACGGATTTGCCGACCTGCGGACGGGAAACAACAATACCCTCGCGCATCAGTTCCAGCAGGGCTTCGCGCACGGGGGCGCGACTGATCTGCAGCTCTGCCGCCACAACGCTTTCTTTGATGCGCTGACCGGACTGAATCTCGCCGTTCAGGATCTTGTCCTTGAGGTATTCTACAACCTGCTCAGAATATGTACTTCTTTGAATCATGCATGTTCCTGTTCCGGCAGAAGGCACCACCCTTCCCCCGCCGTCGATGAGGGACTATACAGGTATATTGTACGGAATATCAACCTGCACGGGAAATTAGCCCGCATGCGGCGGGTCGCCCCCGCCGCAACGGGGCACGCTGCCACCATTTCACGAGTCCGGATTGCCACATTTCATAGATTAGCCTATCCATATTGCAATGATTCTTCCGGCAGATCCCCTCACCTTTTCCCTTCCGGCGCACTGATGCCACTGGAGGCTCCATGAGACACTGGTTGCTTACGACGTCCTTTCTCACCTGTGCTATGCTCGGCCTATTCGGCATGGCAGGCTGTACCCCGAAAAACGCGCAGCAGAACAGCATGGCTGTGCCCTATTCGCTCAATCCCGACTTCGCCACCAACCCCTTTGCCCTTGGCGACGGCGGCCAGTGGGGGACGGGACTCGCCCTCGCGGATATCGACCGCAACGGTTATCCCGACCTCGTGGTCTCCGCAGGCAACGACAAGGACAACCAGAACGTGGTTGTCTACTTCAACTCCGGCGGCAACAACATCTCTGCCACCCCAGGATGGAGCTCGGCAGACAAGGACCATCACGGCACCCTCGCCGTGGGTGATATCGACGGCAACGGCTGGCCGGATGTGGCCGTTTCCGTCTTCCTCGGCAAGGATCTCTCCTACGAGGGTGGTGGCGTTAAAGTCTATTACAACTATGGCCCGCCCAACTACCTGACGGCCGCCCCCACCATCATCGACACGGGCTATCCTTCATACGGCTGCGCACTGGGAGACATGGACGGCGACGGCGACCTTGACCTTGCCGTAGCAGGCGGCGAGCCCATTCCCGAGGTGGAAAGCTTTGCCACGCAGACCTGCGGCGACGCCAAAGCGCCAAAGCGTCACGAGGGCACCTTCGCCGCCCGCGCCAAGGCCACGGAACTGGCCGGAGCTGGCGGCACGCAGGAGCCCCCCTTTGTCACCCAGGGCCGCATCTACATCAACAACGGCGGTACATTCAGCAAGGACGCCGTGTGGACCACCAGCGACAGCTTTGTGGCCATGGCCGTGGAGTTTGCCGACGCCAACTATGACGGCCTGATGGACGTCATCTTCCAATCCGCCCCTGTACGCATCTATCTGGGCATGCAGGTGAACGGCAAAGGCGGCATTCAGACCACCCCTGGCTGGATGAGTACCGATGCCAACTATTACGGCAACGGCTTTGACTACGCCTCGTCCATGACCCTGCCAGGCTCACTGGAAAAACCGGTGTTTTCCATCGCCGCCTCCTCCAACAGCTACATGGGTCAGGGGCGCGGGGGCTTCTCGCTCTACCGCTTCCTCTCGCCCTTCGTCATTCAATACACGCCGCATAACAGCACCCCCAACTGGCAATCCAGATACGGCGACTGGGGAAGCGGCGTGCGCCTTTCCGACGTGGACAGTGACGGCGATCTCGACATGCTCACCCACCGCTGGAACACGCCCGGATTCAATGATCTGAACGGCAGATTGCTCATCTATCAGGGCAACGGCGGCCTGTTCACGGAAACACCGGTATGGGAATCCGCCGCCACCTCCATCATCGAAGTCATTCAGGTGGCCGACCTCGACCGCAAGGACGAGCAGTCCGCCACCGTGGATATCACCATCAGCGACGAAAACTGGAGCCCCGCCCAAGTGGGCCAGTCTGTGGTCTACCTGCCGCAGCAGGTTATCGCCTCCGTCAACACCGTGTCCGTCAACGGCATACTGCTGAACGCAGGCAAGGACTATGTTTTCGTTACCGGACGCAACTGGCTGTCCTTCACCAAGCCCATTCCCGCCCAAAGCGTGGTTACCGTGAACTACTCATGGTCCGAAAAGCTTGATGTGGTGTATACCAACTGGAACTGCGACCTCGGCAACTACATCTACTTTCACCAGTAGGCATCCCTGATAAACTCAAAGACTCCGGAGCGTTGGCGCTCCGGAGTCTCCCGCCGTCTTTTTTCCGCCTCCTCCCCTCTTGACCGCCCGCCAGTTTCATCATAGCTAATACATGAACAGTTGTTCATATATTAAATATATCTTCTGCCTGCTCGCTGCGCAGGGGAGGGAGTTTTTCGATGGATCTGATCACCACCTACTTCGCTGCCGTATGGGACATTCTGCTTGAGGCATCCCCCTACGTGCTGTTCGGCTTCTTTGTCGCGGGCCTGCTCAAGGGCTTTCTGCCCGCAGACTTCGTGGCCCGCCATCTTGGCAAGGGCAAACGCGCCCCTGTGCTCAAGGCCGCCCTGTTCGGTATTCCGCTGCCGCTGTGTTCCTGCGGCGTCATTCCTGCAGCCGCAGGACTGCGCACACAAGGAGCCAGCAAGGGCGCGACCACCTCGTTTCTCATCTCCACGCCGGAAACCGGTGTGGATTCCATGGCAGTCACGTACGCCCTGCTCGATCCACTGATGACGGTGCTGCGACCGCTGGCGGCCTTCATATCCGCCATTACGGCGGGGCTGCTTGTAGATATCCTGCCCGCGGAAAGAGACACCTTCCGCCCGCAGTCAGCCACTGCCCCTGCCGCCCCCGAACGCCCGCAGACGACCCTGCATGCCTTCGACCGGGTACAGTCTATTACGCCGGAAGCCCATAGCGGGTGCGGATGCGGCAGCAATGGGTGCACAGACACGCCGGCCGGTGCGCCGACCGCCGCAACGGAACACTCCCCTTCCGTCATGGAGCGTTTCCGCAAGGGCATGCGTTTCGCCTTTGGCGAGCTCATCGCAGACATCGGCAAATGGCTGATCATCGGCATCTTCATAGCCGCCCTCATCACCACCTTCCTGCCCATTTCCTTCATTGAAAACTATGTGGGCGACGGCCTCTTCGGCATGATGCTCATGGTAATCGTAGGCGTGCCCATGTACGTTTGCGCCACGGCCTCCACCCCCATCGCCGCAGCACTTGCACTGAAGGGGCTTTCCCCCGGCGCGGCACTGGTCTTTCTGCTTGCCGGTCCCGCCACCAACGCGGCCACCATCACCGTTGTCTCCCGAATGCTGGGCAAGCGCGTGGCCGCCGTCTATGTGGCCAGCATCGCCGTGGTATCTGTGCTGCTGGGACTGGCTGTGAATCAGGTTTACGGAGTGCTTGGGTTCTCCGTCAGCAACTGGGTGCATGCCACGGAAGAACACGGCCACAGTTTCATTGCCGTGATTTCCGCTCTGGTTCTAATTGGCCTCGTGGCAAAGCAGATGCTGCAAAGCTACATGAGCCGCGGACACGGGCATGGCTGCAGTTCGCACGGCTGCTCCTGCAGCTGATCAGGTTTTTCATGAAGTTTTCCCGTGGGGTGCGGCAATCCGGAAGGGAGCCGCACCCCTTCTTGATTCCGGCCCGCCAGATGGCGCAACTGCCGCAATAATTTGAAGCTCTACTGCCAATACATAACTTAAACAAGATTGACACACATCACTTCCTCGCCCATATTCAATATATGGGTAAAGAAGTATCGACTGCCGTCCAAACGGGATTTTCACCCGGGCGGCTCCCCTCAGCACCCTGCAAGCCTGCGGGACGCATCCGGCTCCCGTACGGAGGCTGACATGGCACTCACACAACAGACCGAAGCACAATTCAACGCCCTGACAGACGCCTTTCGCACCAGACTGCGCAAGGTATCGGACAGCGGCCAGACGCAGGACCGTGTGCAGCGCATCATGCTGGCATTGGGCTATGCCATGGCCCTGACCCCCACGGGCAACCCCGGATTCACCCGGGCCG is drawn from Desulfovibrio mangrovi and contains these coding sequences:
- a CDS encoding double-cubane-cluster-containing anaerobic reductase; this translates as MSNAAYKEMWEQLDLDIDAHDGLLAVLGKFYGDIYMSQQGRLKGMEYLDFVLSEVHGLRVKELQDAKAAGRKVIGTFCVFVPEELTLAADAVHVGLCAGADAGTEQAEKLVPRNTCALIKSFIGFKLARLCPYTESCDMIVGETTCDGKKKAYEAFGDYVNMHVMELPQTKSGDARELFRAEVVRFKNELERLTGVTITPEKLAQGIRTANDKRRALQRLSALRAANPAPISGRDALLINQVSFYDDPVRFTQSVNTLCDEMEARIARGEGIAPEKTARLLLSGCPMAVPNWKLPYVMESSGAVIVGEESCIGTRNIRDLVDESATSMDAMIDAIVDRYMRIDCACFTPNTERLENVVNLTKDLKADGVVHYSLMFCQPYAHEAIKVDKVLREEGIPMLSIETDYSMEDVEQLKTRIEAFVEMVK
- the ruvX gene encoding Holliday junction resolvase RuvX, with the translated sequence MKCIAIDYGTKRTGLAATDAGGRMAFPRRTLVMTTKDRFFAELLAFIEEENPAAIVVGLPTLLDGTETLMTRQVRNFVARLKRRCTLPVYYMTEVLSSHEAEDDLREAGLSGREIKKVVDQQAAVRILESFLNQPEHQRCATDGNA
- a CDS encoding methyl-accepting chemotaxis protein → MRGMKERSAIGVIAGVAAVLFIGVGVPHPAQAAAGAGETGTLALGAACAVLTLIAVTGWVRVRGAARREERMVQYVRALTVGDAVPAAVAGGIASLRGESAGSMRELADAFGQLRAALVAAERNADDSRAHAEKRRKEIVETRELAEKARCKGLLNSSDTLDGSIVGIRESRAALQKDARSASEGSLRQQELAGEATVAMEQMNAAVQQVAEASEAAAVHSDTTRDRAQEGAVSVDRTVQAITDVHAQTQALESVVNGLGAKADAVDEVMEIISNIADQTNLLALNAAIEAARAGDAGRGFAVVADEVRKLAEKTMQATGEVGSQITAIKQGVAQTRDGMHQTARMVDAATELASRSGELLQNIVSLAEESAGQIQSIAAAASQQAVSAEHINTIISTVDEISGTTSSHMRDSLSSLSTLSGEVDNLANLNSVFRLIGSGKAHELINSLATSPDILSGMPDRQEQAMRSIIGRHSFVELLYMTDSTGVQPTSNVPRPGSESREDAKARGRDWSSRPWFSGPMETGSLYVSSVYVSDATGAPCITVSSPFRNAQGTILGIVAADVSI
- the mltG gene encoding endolytic transglycosylase MltG; translated protein: MKKALSISLGSVAALILVASLVTWHQARSFLKTAPEATGQEVHIRIRPGATFDKVAADLHEKNVITSVRKFRMLARYRKLTGSIQAGEFIVNTGWTPDEVLEMLVKGMPVQYRLQFPEGLAWWDVAKAVEAQEFGRAEDFRQVTHDPVFLAEHRIPFENAEGFLFPETYLMDKPEVMTPRTAWETASRLVQTFWSKTAPLWPAGPPPADELRRILILASLVEKETSVADERAVVAGVYANRMRRNMLMQADPTIIYGIGPAFNGNITKRDLRNATNPYNTYMQPGLPPGPICSPGLEAIRAAVFPQKHSYLYFVAKGDGSHHFSKTLQEHNAAVAKYQLRRRR
- a CDS encoding acyl-CoA dehydratase activase, producing MRIAGIDIGSRSMELVLREPDAAAGSGWSTTLQRRLPTTFDPVRQCRALLEGCEPDRIVSTGYGRALVQDLGFAAPVETVTEIRAHALAACHLFPQARTVLDIGGQDTKAISVLAGGKVGRFEMNDRCAAGTGKFLEYTATVFQMDVASFGSYAMLGKDAPVINSMCTVFAETEATSLMAQGVKPESIALGLHQSIVRRTMNMLRRIGLEFPLVFAGGVANNPCIRELLRRELGTEQEALLIPEEPDMCGALGAALWGAANAA